In the genome of Raphanus sativus cultivar WK10039 chromosome 4, ASM80110v3, whole genome shotgun sequence, one region contains:
- the LOC130511303 gene encoding uncharacterized protein LOC130511303, whose product MSNLTKLEINALDITGNNYMTWAVGARMHLRGSGLLETIDNTKTVSDEKKAKAMIFLRHHIHDGLKDEYITKEDPGDLWQSLKERFDHQKYVILPKAKHEWIHLRFQDYKSVSEFNSAMFGITSRMMLCGEKISDYDMIEKTLSTFHPENVVLQQQYRVNGFKRYSELMQILLVAEQNNQLVLLNHQARPTGSAPFPEVNVASSSYDNWRGRGRGRGRGRNHGRGRGRGRRFRPYDERTKKDSQENERGRDDKKQTEKVCYRCGMKGHWVRTCRTPRHLADLYKESQKGKEKSGGETNFISDEPGTSFHDLNDDTHLDVSDFLVEPENIDV is encoded by the coding sequence ATGTCGAATTTGACAAAGCTCGAAATTAATGCCCTGGATATTACGGGAAATAACTATATGACCTGGGCAGTAGGTGCAAGAATGCACCTAAGAGGTAGCGGGCTTTTGGAAACCATCGATAATACTAAAACGGTGTCGGATGAGAAAAAGGCTAAAGCCATGATATTTTTACGACACCACATACATGATGGTTTAAAAGATGAATATATTACGAAAGAGGATCCTGGGGACCTCTGGCAATCTCTTAAAGAGAGGTTTGATCACCAGAAGTATGTGATCTTACCAAAAGCCAAACACGAGTGGATCCATCTCCGGTTCCAGGACTATAAAAGTGTAAGTGAGTTTAATTCCGCTATGTTCGGAATTACTTCAAGGATGATGTTATGTGGAGAGAAAATAAGCGATTATGATATGATCGAGAAAACTCTCTCCACGTTCCATCCTGAAAATGTAGTCCTGCAGCAACAGTACCGGGTGAATGGATTTAAGCGTTATTCGGAGTTGATGCAAATCCTCCTTGTAGCGGAACAAAATAATCAACTCGTGTTATTAAACCATCAGGCTCGTCCCACTGGATCTGCTCCATTTCCCGAAGTGAATGTTGCATCATCCAGTTATGATAATTGGAGAGGACGAGGACGTGGACGTGGTCGAGGTCGAAATCATGGTCGTgggagaggacgaggaagaagattcCGTCCGTATGATGAAAGAACTAAAAAGGACTCCCAAGAGAATGAAAGGGGCCGGGATGATAAAAAGCAAACAGAAAAGGTTTGCTACAGATGTGGCATGAAAGGTCATTGGGTACGTACCTGTCGTACGCCAAGACACTTAGCCGATCTTTATAAAGAATCCcaaaagggaaaagagaaaagtGGAGGTGAAACGAATTTCATCTCTGATGAACCCGGGACATCCTTTCATGATTTAAATGATGATACTCATCTCGACGTATCAGATTTTCTGGTTGAGCCAGAAAACATCGATGTGTGA
- the LOC108852646 gene encoding BAHD acyltransferase At3g29680-like, producing MALNVIKISQISPATNSVEPLILPLTFFDLMWLKRKPTERVTFYRLTESSHGTFYSVILPKLERSLSLTLTHFLPLSGHLKWNPQDPKPHIVVLPQDTVSLTLAETSADFSRISCKGLRPEAELRALVPELPVSSDSASLLSLQITLFPNQGFSIGTTVDHAVMDGQTGAKFHKSWAHICKYGTIPQDFHLPTLLDRSIINVPAGLEPKILDLMSYLDKGSARTLKISPFKEIIDDVVRITLEMSQENVDKLKEKAKNESTTYSDLHLSTFVVTFAYVWTCMVKTRGGEPDRPVRFRYVADFRNRLDPQVPETYFGNCVVSIVLDEYKAKLFLGEDGFVNGVKILSDSVKGCGSRGVESIWEQYEEGKKNFKMGTQVLSVTGSNQFGIYGSDFGWGRPVNTEMMSIYGNSQISMSARRDGTGGVEIGVSLKKCEMDVFISLFTNGLDD from the coding sequence ATGGCGTTAAACGTGATCAAGATCTCTCAAATCAGCCCTGCAACCAACTCGGTCGAACCTCTAATCCTCCCACTCACTTTCTTTGACCTTATGTGGCTAAAGCGCAAACCCACCGAGCGAGTCACTTTCTACAGACTCACCGAGTCATCTCACGGCACCTTCTACTCCGTTATCCTCCCCAAGCTCGAGCGATCCCTTTCCCTCACCCTCACGCACTTCCTTCCACTCTCCGGCCACCTCAAGTGGAACCCTCAAGATCCTAAGCCTCACATCGTTGTCTTACCGCAAGACACTGTGTCTCTCACACTGGCCGAGACTAGCGCTGATTTCTCTCGTATCTCCTGCAAAGGGCTTCGTCCCGAGGCTGAGTTACGCGCTTTGGTGCCCGAGTTACCAGTTTCCTCTGACTCAGCATCTCTCCTTTCTCTCCAGATCACTCTGTTCCCGAACCAAGGCTTTTCCATCGGAACCACCGTCGACCATGCCGTCATGGACGGACAAACGGGGGCAAAGTTTCACAAATCATGGGCTCATATCTGTAAATACGGAACCATACCGCAAGATTTTCATTTACCTACGCTTTTAGATCGTTCCATCATCAACGTTCCAGCTGGACTTGAACCAAAGATCCTCGACCTTATGTCGTATCTCGACAAAGGTAGCGCAAGAACCCTAAAGATATCTCCCTTCAAGGAGATCATCGACGACGTTGTCCGGATCACGCTAGAGATGAGTCAAGAGAACGTCGATAAACTCAAGGAGAAAGCCAAGAACGAGTCAACGACGTACTCTGATCTTCACTTGTCAACGTTCGTAGTCACGTTCGCATATGTATGGACCTGCATGGTGAAGACGCGTGGAGGCGAACCAGACCGACCGGTTCGATTTAGGTACGTTGCTGATTTCAGAAACCGGTTAGACCCGCAGGTTCCTGAGACCTACTTCGGGAACTGTGTCGTATCCATCGTTTTAGATGAATACAAGGCGAAGTTGTTTTTGGGAGAAGATGGATTCGTTAATGGCGTCAAGATTCTTAGTGATTCGGTCAAAGGTTGCGGTTCACGAGGGGTTGAGTCAATATGGGAGCAGTACGAGGAAGGAAAAAAGAACTTCAAGATGGGTACACAGGTGTTATCCGTTACCGGGTCTAACCAGTTTGGGATATACGGGTCAGATTTCGGGTGGGGAAGACCCGTTAATACAGAGATGATGTCCATTTACGGGAACAGTCAGATCTCTATGTCGGCAAGGAGGGATGGAACTGGTGGCGTCGAGATAGGTGTCTCTTTGAAGAAATGTGAGATggatgtttttatttctttattcaCAAATGGACTGGACGACTGA
- the LOC108853477 gene encoding egg cell-secreted protein 1.2-like: protein MASNTCFFLFATTTLLLALNISGRIIPEATADPTNIAARLNGGGLMECWDALYELKSCTNEIVLFFLNGETKLGDGCCHAVDVITRDCWPSMLTSLGFTSEETNVLRGFCESPNPGGSSPAPSPLKF from the coding sequence atGGCTTCTAACACATGTTTTTTCCTCTTCGCCACCACCACTCTCCTCCTCGCCCTCAACATCTCCGGCAGGATAATCCCGGAGGCGACGGCTGATCCCACCAACATAGCGGCGAGGCTTAACGGAGGAGGACTAATGGAGTGTTGGGATGCTCTCTACGAGCTCAAATCATGCACCAACGAAATCgttctcttcttcctcaacgGGGAGACCAAATTGGGCGACGGTTGCTGTCACGCCGTCGACGTCATCACGAGAGATTGTTGGCCGTCGATGTTAACATCTCTTGGCTTTACGTCTGAGGAAACCAACGTCCTTCGTGGCTTCTGTGAGTCTCCAAATCCCGGTGGTTCTTCTCCTGCTCCTTCCCCTTTAAAATTTTGA
- the LOC108852410 gene encoding uncharacterized protein LOC108852410: MSDPMGETGFSGESAEMVFSETEMAAAELLMQLSEEETMSCSSSTAGESGGGGKRRHEDVCSRTGNDSVKGSCNLARKMKKMKEKKFRSLESIYMATKEISA; encoded by the coding sequence ATGAGCGATCCAATGGGGGAAACGGGATTTTCTGGAGAATCGGCGGAGATGGTCTTCTCCGAGACGGAGATGGCGGCGGCAGAACTGCTTATGCAGCTGAGCGAGGAAGAAACGATGAGCTGTAGCAGCAGCACCGCCGGAGAAAGTGGAGGAGGTGGCAAGAGAAGACACGAAGATGTTTGCTCGAGAACCGGAAACGACAGCGTAAAAGGCAGCTGTAATCTTGCccggaagatgaagaagatgaaggaaaAGAAGTTTCGATCTCTCGAGAGTATTTACATGGCAACGAAGGAGATTAGCGCTTAA